One genomic segment of Lysobacter sp. 5GHs7-4 includes these proteins:
- a CDS encoding histidine kinase — MQRQTLLTWTWVSAWWLLTGLIWTGQMHEAFSGQVGWPHLFRTEMAKALLWIPFTLLLFRCVDRHPIERGALLRSIGWLSLSVAAIIAARAACTAALNPWVGWYAQLPGWTALLRTSFLGNLLTAWMIVGVAHALLFARRDRLRQRQQAELQSQLSQARYEALAARLDPHFLFNALHSISEVMHRDVAAADRMVVGLGGLLRQSIEGASDQQATLGDQIELIEDYVGIEQVRLGPRLRFQLDVDESLASAMVPRLLLQPLVENAIRYAVAPRVQPGSIRVAAHSREHRLLLEVCDDGDGAAAAAPGQGVGLAGARARLQYLYGEDFTFDVLALPGGGTCVRIDLPLRSMAAA; from the coding sequence ATGCAACGGCAAACGCTGCTGACTTGGACCTGGGTGAGTGCCTGGTGGCTGCTCACCGGGCTGATCTGGACGGGACAGATGCACGAGGCCTTTTCCGGTCAGGTCGGCTGGCCGCATCTGTTCCGCACCGAGATGGCCAAGGCGCTGCTGTGGATCCCGTTCACGCTGCTGCTTTTCCGCTGCGTCGACCGCCACCCGATCGAGCGCGGCGCCCTGCTTCGCTCCATCGGCTGGCTGAGCCTGAGCGTGGCCGCAATTATCGCGGCGCGCGCCGCATGCACCGCCGCGCTCAACCCCTGGGTGGGCTGGTACGCGCAGTTGCCTGGATGGACCGCGCTGCTGCGCACCAGCTTTCTGGGCAACCTGCTTACCGCCTGGATGATCGTCGGCGTAGCGCACGCGCTGCTGTTCGCAAGACGCGACCGGCTGCGCCAGCGACAGCAGGCCGAGTTGCAGTCGCAACTGTCGCAAGCGCGCTACGAAGCGCTCGCCGCGCGACTCGATCCGCACTTCCTGTTCAATGCGCTGCACTCCATCAGCGAGGTGATGCACCGCGACGTGGCGGCCGCCGACCGCATGGTGGTGGGCCTGGGCGGCCTGCTGCGGCAAAGCATCGAAGGCGCAAGCGACCAGCAGGCCACCTTGGGCGATCAGATCGAGTTGATCGAGGACTACGTGGGCATCGAGCAGGTCCGCCTGGGACCGCGGCTGCGCTTCCAGCTCGACGTAGACGAATCGCTGGCCTCGGCGATGGTGCCGCGGCTGTTGCTGCAGCCCTTGGTGGAAAACGCGATCCGCTACGCGGTGGCCCCGCGCGTACAGCCCGGCAGCATCCGGGTGGCCGCCCATAGCCGGGAGCATCGGCTGCTGCTGGAAGTTTGCGACGACGGCGACGGCGCAGCCGCCGCGGCCCCAGGACAAGGCGTGGGCCTGGCCGGCGCGCGCGCGCGGCTGCAGTACCTGTATGGCGAGGACTTCACCTTCGACGTGTTGGCCTTACCCGGCGGCGGCACCTGCGTCCGCATCGACCTGCCCCTGCGTTCGATGGCGGCCGCATGA
- a CDS encoding LytTR family DNA-binding domain-containing protein yields MALARLARLLRENGVEVLAECTDGASALAALRAHAADAAFLDIHMPGMSGLQVSADVAAGGTCIVYVTAHSKHAVHAFETDAVDYLLKPFTTRRLHATLERLRARVAARGSAFPERLLLQAGARQRLVPVQTIDALIASANYVEVHCGQERHLARDTLSAIEARLDPTQFVRIHRSRMVRIGAVHDVELLPSGQYLLRLRNGQKLSGGRRYRDDLRKALGMAGLGAAGGS; encoded by the coding sequence ATGGCGCTGGCGCGCCTGGCGCGCCTGCTGCGCGAGAACGGCGTCGAGGTCTTGGCCGAATGCACGGACGGCGCGTCCGCACTGGCGGCGCTGCGCGCGCATGCAGCGGACGCCGCGTTCCTCGACATCCATATGCCGGGCATGAGCGGGCTGCAGGTGTCGGCCGATGTCGCCGCGGGCGGCACTTGCATCGTCTATGTCACCGCCCACTCCAAACATGCGGTGCACGCGTTCGAGACCGACGCGGTCGATTACCTGCTCAAGCCGTTCACGACCCGACGCCTGCATGCCACGCTCGAACGCCTGCGCGCGCGCGTGGCGGCGCGCGGCTCCGCGTTTCCCGAACGCCTGTTGTTGCAGGCGGGCGCGCGACAGCGCCTGGTACCGGTGCAGACCATCGATGCGCTGATTGCGAGCGCGAACTACGTCGAGGTCCACTGTGGGCAAGAGCGGCACCTGGCGCGCGATACCCTCAGCGCCATCGAGGCCAGACTAGACCCGACCCAGTTCGTGCGCATACACCGCTCGCGCATGGTGCGCATCGGCGCCGTGCACGATGTCGAACTGCTGCCTTCCGGGCAGTACCTGCTGCGCTTGCGCAACGGGCAGAAGCTGTCGGGTGGGCGTCGCTATCGCGATGATTTGCGCAAGGCGCTGGGCATGGCGGGCTTGGGGGCTGCGGGCGGTAGCTGA
- a CDS encoding helix-turn-helix domain-containing protein, which produces MRNRTREVWFVVFPGSELLDLSGPWSVLGYANEVLGWPAYAAKIVAPTRGAVPTRHGVVLGGASSLEEAARNGFPNTVVIAGATPANGRSAGEMRVARWLREHARRISRIVSICTGAFVLGEAGLLDRRSATTHWVYRDELRARFTRARVDSDNLFLRDGRIWTSAGITAGLDLMLAIIEEDHGHRAALTVAKSLVLYLRRSDQQAMFFDESIVPVRELDSSVHILTALIQGHLAKPLPIAKLAKLAGMSTRTLARVCERDFGQTPSSVIRRMRLEQAQRMLEHTSLPLKTIATRTGVGDEGTLWRLFRRQLGIAPMEYRRRFKPNRAD; this is translated from the coding sequence ATGCGCAATCGCACCCGTGAAGTCTGGTTCGTGGTGTTTCCGGGATCGGAGCTGCTCGATCTCAGCGGTCCCTGGTCGGTGCTGGGCTATGCGAACGAAGTGCTGGGCTGGCCCGCTTATGCGGCCAAGATCGTCGCGCCCACGCGCGGCGCGGTACCGACCCGCCACGGTGTGGTGTTGGGTGGCGCTAGCTCTCTGGAAGAGGCGGCGCGCAACGGTTTTCCCAATACCGTGGTGATCGCCGGCGCCACGCCGGCCAACGGCCGCTCCGCCGGCGAGATGCGGGTAGCGCGGTGGCTGCGCGAGCACGCGCGCCGCATTTCCCGGATCGTGTCCATCTGCACCGGTGCGTTCGTGCTCGGCGAAGCGGGCTTGCTCGATCGCCGCTCGGCGACTACGCACTGGGTCTATCGCGACGAATTGCGCGCCCGCTTTACGCGTGCGCGCGTCGACAGCGACAACCTGTTCCTACGCGACGGTCGGATCTGGACTTCGGCCGGCATCACCGCCGGGCTCGATCTGATGCTGGCGATCATCGAGGAAGATCACGGACACCGGGCGGCGCTGACGGTGGCCAAGAGCCTGGTGCTGTACCTGCGGCGCTCCGATCAGCAGGCCATGTTCTTCGACGAAAGCATCGTGCCGGTGCGCGAGCTGGACAGCAGCGTTCATATCCTGACCGCGTTGATCCAGGGGCACCTGGCCAAGCCGCTGCCGATCGCCAAGCTGGCCAAGCTCGCCGGCATGAGCACGCGTACGCTGGCGCGCGTGTGCGAGCGGGATTTCGGCCAGACGCCGTCGTCGGTGATACGCCGCATGCGCCTGGAGCAGGCGCAGCGCATGTTGGAGCACACCTCGCTGCCGCTGAAGACCATCGCGACGCGCACCGGCGTCGGCGACGAGGGCACCTTGTGGCGTTTGTTCCGTCGCCAGCTCGGGATCGCGCCGATGGAATACCGACGGCGGTTCAAACCCAACCGAGCAGATTGA
- a CDS encoding M23 family metallopeptidase: MIKHASLCLALCCGLASTPSALAATKDALPLPTGCALADRAPTSKASSDGAGTSFPPPQLDVRTPFEPAVFNAGGYRYLVYELRLLNLSDEAMPITGVDIMAATADSDKLLLSLSGAALYAPLRLIGDGAIDAAHPLQTGRAAIAYLCLAFERDTPVPSQLRHRVILGDAIAEGPVVGVHHGSVGVLASPVRGDHWLADNGLALDRHHRPGLFVAGGTAQISRRYAIDWKRRIGGDFQAGDPLDVRTYHAYAQPVFAVADATVIQAIDGLPDNVPRTAAGFTPAVPLSMKTLAGNTVVLDLGDGQFAHYAHLQPGSVVVKAGQRVRRGEPLARIGNSGDARWPHLHFQVSTGPDIMASEGLPFAIDRFRAKDAEGHWSTRALEFPLAGDEVAF; the protein is encoded by the coding sequence GTGATCAAGCACGCGTCGCTTTGTCTCGCCCTGTGTTGCGGGCTGGCATCCACACCCAGCGCGCTGGCCGCGACCAAGGACGCACTACCGCTGCCGACGGGTTGCGCCCTGGCCGATCGCGCGCCCACGAGCAAGGCCTCCAGCGACGGCGCGGGGACGTCGTTCCCGCCCCCTCAACTGGACGTACGCACCCCGTTCGAACCCGCCGTATTCAATGCGGGCGGCTACCGCTACCTGGTGTACGAGCTGCGGCTGCTGAATCTGTCCGACGAAGCCATGCCCATCACCGGCGTGGACATCATGGCCGCTACCGCCGATAGCGATAAGCTGCTGCTGTCGCTTTCCGGCGCCGCACTCTATGCGCCATTGCGGCTGATCGGCGACGGCGCGATCGACGCTGCGCACCCGTTGCAAACGGGTCGCGCGGCCATCGCCTATCTGTGCCTGGCATTCGAGCGCGATACGCCGGTACCCAGCCAACTTCGCCATCGCGTGATCCTGGGGGACGCGATCGCAGAAGGCCCTGTAGTCGGCGTTCATCACGGCTCCGTCGGGGTGCTTGCCAGCCCCGTGCGGGGCGACCATTGGTTGGCGGATAACGGCCTGGCCCTAGACCGCCATCATCGCCCGGGCCTGTTCGTCGCCGGCGGCACCGCGCAGATTTCGCGCCGATACGCGATCGACTGGAAGCGGCGCATCGGCGGCGACTTCCAGGCCGGCGATCCATTGGATGTGCGCACCTATCACGCGTATGCGCAGCCGGTGTTCGCCGTCGCGGACGCCACCGTGATTCAGGCCATAGACGGCCTTCCCGACAACGTGCCGCGCACGGCCGCCGGCTTTACTCCCGCCGTGCCGCTGAGCATGAAGACGCTGGCGGGCAATACCGTCGTACTCGATCTGGGCGACGGTCAGTTCGCGCATTACGCGCACCTGCAACCCGGCAGCGTCGTCGTAAAGGCCGGCCAGCGCGTTCGGCGCGGCGAGCCGTTGGCACGCATCGGCAATTCCGGCGACGCACGATGGCCGCACCTGCATTTTCAGGTGAGCACGGGCCCGGACATCATGGCCAGCGAAGGCCTGCCGTTCGCGATCGATCGCTTCCGCGCCAAGGATGCCGAGGGCCACTGGAGCACCCGGGCACTGGAGTTTCCATTGGCCGGAGACGAAGTGGCTTTCTGA
- a CDS encoding H-NS histone family protein, with protein MNFDLEALSLPELNSLLIAAERRKQLVSSRRPIAVVRRKAIALAAQLGYTIEELYGDQPAAEAAGKKRAPRRKTGKVAAKYRDPENKRNTWSGRGRMPRWLAQKTKHGRSATDFLIPGLAKPTARKSSSIGQRKLIKQG; from the coding sequence ATGAATTTCGATCTCGAAGCGCTCAGCCTGCCGGAACTGAACTCCCTACTGATCGCCGCGGAGCGGCGGAAGCAGCTGGTTTCCAGCCGTCGCCCCATTGCCGTAGTCCGTCGGAAAGCGATCGCGCTAGCCGCTCAACTCGGCTACACGATCGAGGAACTCTACGGGGACCAGCCGGCAGCCGAGGCCGCCGGCAAGAAGCGGGCGCCGCGGCGGAAAACCGGCAAGGTCGCCGCCAAATACCGCGACCCGGAGAACAAGCGCAATACCTGGTCGGGTCGCGGACGGATGCCACGATGGCTGGCGCAAAAGACCAAGCATGGCCGTAGCGCCACCGATTTTCTTATCCCCGGCCTCGCAAAACCAACCGCGCGCAAAAGCAGCTCGATTGGCCAACGCAAGCTCATCAAGCAGGGCTGA
- a CDS encoding alpha/beta hydrolase, translating into MDRRDFLGSCASIAGAAALAACGVASGKQAATTETNAFAALRRYAPTAFGRIAYVQRGSGPAALFLHGLPLNGFHWRDSLQRLSPHRRCIAPDFMGMGYTDSPERQDLSPQAQTDMLAAFLDRLGIASADIVANDSGGAIAQLFAVQHPERVRTLLLTNCDVHENCPPPQMLNSIQAGVAGAYHPKMQRHLDDPAYARSDKGIIGATYMEPDAVADATIEYYFRPLVASAKRRSQLNRYLAALLANPLLAIEPDLRRLSTPTRMVWGTGDVLFPVAWANWLDRTLPGSRGVRLVEGGKLFWPEERPDVIAEEAKSLWGI; encoded by the coding sequence ATGGACCGACGAGACTTCCTGGGTTCCTGCGCATCGATCGCCGGCGCCGCCGCGCTCGCCGCCTGCGGTGTGGCTTCCGGCAAGCAAGCCGCCACAACGGAGACCAACGCGTTCGCCGCGCTTCGCCGCTATGCCCCCACCGCCTTCGGCCGCATCGCTTATGTGCAGCGCGGCAGCGGGCCGGCCGCTTTGTTCCTCCATGGCCTGCCGTTGAACGGATTCCATTGGCGCGATTCGTTGCAGCGGCTCTCACCGCATCGCCGCTGCATCGCGCCGGACTTCATGGGCATGGGCTACACCGACTCGCCCGAGCGCCAGGACCTGTCGCCGCAAGCGCAGACCGACATGCTGGCGGCGTTCCTCGATCGCCTCGGTATCGCGTCCGCCGACATCGTCGCCAACGACAGCGGCGGCGCGATCGCGCAGCTGTTCGCCGTGCAGCACCCCGAGCGCGTGCGCACCCTGCTGCTCACCAATTGCGACGTGCACGAGAACTGTCCGCCGCCGCAGATGTTGAATTCCATCCAGGCCGGCGTCGCTGGCGCCTACCACCCGAAGATGCAGCGGCATCTGGACGATCCGGCCTACGCCCGTTCCGACAAAGGCATCATCGGCGCCACCTACATGGAGCCGGACGCGGTCGCCGACGCCACCATCGAGTACTACTTCAGGCCGCTGGTCGCGTCGGCCAAACGCAGATCGCAATTGAACCGCTATCTGGCGGCGCTGCTGGCCAATCCACTGCTCGCGATCGAACCCGATCTGCGCCGTCTGAGCACGCCCACGCGCATGGTGTGGGGCACCGGCGACGTACTCTTCCCCGTCGCCTGGGCCAACTGGTTGGACCGGACCCTGCCCGGCTCGCGCGGCGTGCGGTTGGTGGAAGGCGGCAAGCTGTTCTGGCCGGAGGAGCGGCCGGACGTGATCGCCGAAGAGGCGAAGTCGCTGTGGGGCATCTAG
- a CDS encoding TonB-dependent receptor, which translates to MTRTPNARIRNSLSAAIAVALVAVVAAPGSAFAQEAPAAQGADAATDLDKVVVTGYRYSIEKSLDQKRNANAVVEVVTAEDVGKFPDKNVADALQRVPGVVITRNGGEGKNVSVRGLAADLTLTQLNGNYIATSESNNEATRSFNYTLLPSNMLSSAELFKTPEARIDEGGIGGTVILRTRRPLDMESNSGFVTLEGTSSDTSSGVDAQASTLYSWHSQDNRFGVLVGATQQKRNNRTMDVTTEDWQWYSDRVDANGNIINDYVWNVPGRTRNPPVDAHGNPLPNASSFWGRSGIYNQNGGHYSGFFMPTSVNFAVRDEERERKGGQLTFQFKPIDNLTLTANYFRFELEGDYTQNMLKIPEWNLARVAGDGNWTGGRLLNGFTFDPSGTIVTGAQYERKDGKAYYCSEDEAAAAGLPPGGWGPDDCTIPTPQLTGGYSREKALSQSFDLSADWDISPLWKASFGGGRTWSEGGPSMNFRMSAKPRRQVNGVWQPGNTFSSWDLSGTPTATFSPNLQDQLMAGIAEIDTGSTDSSWMETTIKQRHFQADFTKLFETGWLDSIQFGAKYSDGEVHRNTGNTYWVCQGADPSDYSKRYQAGCDSTAGVAQPGFFLSKPVGDIAGGFNANVFPGIDFPAYIDYLNNRYGGVQNRREEDFVYNVDEKVSAGYFQANFRTERVRGNIGFRVARTKQHAESSDSVERFTDYFADNAGGAPMSCTDPAAGALLNSNTGYSCESGFVRLPNAMAQQKTYELASLDKTYTDILPSFNIAWDITDNLVLRGAASKVIARPSYTSIAYPGGLSYYSDEYSNDRRVAGGTTNPGWYGSGSNKGLEPFEANQYDIGLEWYFKPGAVAGVGLFRKDVKNFTVPVVRDLQMSVGGQTVTVQDYSTQANGQDGVSQGVELYGQYTFDFGLGIQANYTYNDTNLASIVLDGETIGESPLVGSAKNQANVTVFYENDKFLARASFNRRGEVVGGLNNGFTIYTEPYQQLDLNASYNINDNLTITGSVLNATREEQRTHLGNDTKARFYSNGYSGRQLYLGVTYKF; encoded by the coding sequence ATGACACGCACGCCAAACGCACGCATACGCAATTCGTTGTCCGCCGCCATCGCCGTCGCGCTGGTCGCCGTGGTGGCCGCGCCGGGCAGCGCGTTCGCCCAGGAGGCGCCCGCGGCGCAGGGCGCCGACGCCGCGACCGATCTGGACAAGGTGGTGGTCACCGGCTACCGCTACTCGATCGAGAAGAGCCTGGACCAGAAGCGCAACGCCAACGCGGTGGTGGAGGTGGTCACCGCCGAGGACGTGGGCAAGTTCCCCGACAAGAACGTCGCCGACGCGCTGCAGCGCGTACCGGGCGTGGTCATCACCCGCAACGGCGGCGAAGGCAAGAACGTCAGCGTGCGCGGTCTGGCCGCCGATCTCACCCTGACGCAGTTGAACGGCAACTACATCGCCACCTCGGAGAGCAACAACGAGGCCACGCGTTCGTTCAATTACACGCTGCTGCCGTCGAACATGCTGTCCAGCGCCGAGCTGTTCAAGACGCCGGAGGCGCGCATCGACGAAGGCGGCATCGGCGGCACGGTGATCCTGCGCACGCGCCGGCCGCTGGACATGGAGTCGAACTCGGGCTTCGTCACCCTCGAGGGCACCTCGTCGGACACCAGCAGCGGCGTCGACGCGCAGGCCTCGACGCTGTATTCCTGGCACAGCCAGGACAATCGCTTTGGCGTGCTGGTCGGCGCGACTCAGCAAAAGCGCAACAACCGCACCATGGACGTCACCACCGAAGACTGGCAGTGGTACAGCGACCGCGTCGACGCCAACGGCAACATCATCAACGACTACGTCTGGAACGTTCCCGGCCGCACCCGCAATCCACCGGTCGATGCGCATGGCAATCCGCTGCCCAACGCCTCCAGCTTCTGGGGCCGCTCGGGCATCTACAACCAGAACGGCGGGCATTACTCGGGCTTCTTCATGCCGACCTCGGTCAACTTCGCGGTGCGCGACGAAGAGCGCGAGCGCAAGGGCGGGCAGCTGACGTTCCAGTTCAAGCCGATCGACAACCTGACCCTGACCGCCAACTACTTCCGCTTCGAGCTGGAGGGCGATTACACCCAGAACATGCTCAAGATTCCGGAGTGGAATCTGGCGCGCGTCGCCGGCGACGGCAATTGGACCGGCGGGCGACTGTTGAACGGGTTCACCTTCGATCCCAGCGGCACCATCGTCACCGGCGCGCAGTACGAGCGTAAGGACGGCAAGGCCTATTACTGCAGCGAGGACGAAGCCGCCGCCGCCGGCCTGCCGCCCGGCGGCTGGGGGCCGGACGACTGCACCATTCCCACGCCCCAGCTCACCGGCGGCTACAGCCGCGAGAAGGCGCTGTCGCAGAGCTTCGACCTGAGCGCGGATTGGGACATCAGCCCGTTGTGGAAGGCCTCGTTCGGCGGTGGCCGCACCTGGTCGGAAGGCGGGCCGTCGATGAACTTCCGCATGTCGGCCAAGCCGCGCCGCCAGGTCAACGGCGTGTGGCAGCCCGGCAACACCTTCAGCTCCTGGGATCTGAGCGGGACGCCGACGGCGACTTTCTCGCCGAACCTGCAGGACCAGCTGATGGCCGGCATCGCCGAGATCGACACTGGCTCGACCGATTCGTCGTGGATGGAAACCACGATCAAGCAGCGCCACTTCCAGGCCGATTTCACCAAGCTGTTCGAAACCGGCTGGCTGGATTCGATCCAGTTCGGCGCCAAATACAGCGACGGCGAGGTCCACCGCAACACCGGCAACACCTACTGGGTGTGTCAGGGCGCCGATCCCAGCGACTACAGCAAGCGCTACCAGGCCGGCTGCGATTCCACCGCGGGCGTCGCGCAGCCGGGCTTCTTCCTGTCCAAGCCGGTGGGCGACATCGCCGGCGGCTTCAACGCCAATGTGTTTCCGGGCATCGATTTCCCGGCTTACATCGACTATTTGAACAACCGCTACGGCGGCGTGCAGAACCGTCGCGAGGAGGACTTCGTCTACAACGTCGACGAGAAGGTGTCCGCCGGCTACTTCCAGGCCAACTTCCGTACCGAGCGCGTGCGCGGCAACATCGGTTTCCGCGTCGCCCGCACCAAGCAGCATGCCGAGTCCAGCGATTCGGTCGAACGCTTCACCGACTATTTCGCCGACAACGCCGGCGGCGCGCCGATGTCCTGCACCGATCCGGCCGCCGGCGCGCTGCTGAACTCCAACACCGGCTACAGCTGCGAAAGCGGCTTCGTGCGGCTGCCCAATGCGATGGCGCAGCAGAAGACCTACGAGCTGGCCTCGCTGGACAAGACCTATACCGACATCCTGCCCAGCTTCAACATCGCCTGGGACATCACCGACAACCTGGTGCTGCGCGGCGCGGCGTCGAAGGTCATCGCGCGGCCCAGCTACACCAGCATCGCCTACCCGGGCGGCCTGAGCTATTACTCCGACGAGTACAGCAACGATCGTCGCGTCGCCGGCGGCACGACCAATCCCGGCTGGTACGGTTCGGGCAGCAACAAGGGCCTGGAGCCGTTCGAGGCCAATCAGTACGACATCGGTCTGGAGTGGTACTTCAAGCCGGGCGCGGTGGCGGGCGTGGGCCTGTTCCGCAAGGACGTGAAGAACTTCACCGTGCCGGTGGTGCGCGACCTGCAGATGTCGGTCGGCGGGCAGACGGTGACGGTGCAGGACTACTCCACCCAGGCCAACGGCCAGGACGGCGTGTCGCAGGGCGTGGAGCTGTACGGCCAATACACCTTCGATTTCGGCCTGGGCATCCAGGCCAACTACACTTACAACGACACCAACCTGGCCTCGATCGTGCTCGACGGCGAGACCATCGGCGAGTCGCCGCTGGTGGGCAGCGCGAAGAACCAGGCCAACGTCACCGTGTTCTACGAGAACGACAAGTTCCTGGCGCGCGCCTCGTTCAACCGCCGCGGCGAGGTGGTCGGCGGCTTGAACAACGGCTTCACGATCTACACCGAGCCCTACCAGCAGCTGGACCTCAACGCGTCCTACAACATCAACGACAATCTCACGATCACCGGCTCGGTGCTCAACGCCACGCGCGAGGAACAGCGCACGCACCTGGGCAACGACACCAAGGCCCGGTTCTACTCCAACGGCTATTCCGGCCGCCAGTTGTATCTGGGCGTGACCTACAAGTTCTGA
- a CDS encoding TonB-dependent receptor: MRRNAFRLTSLAISCAVATPAIAQDNALTSAVDAFGERAGIEQSGLYTESQVRGFDLNDSGAYRIDGAYFGRAAAMDDTVLSSVGVRVGVNAARLDYPAPSGVVNYRLREAGTKNELRLGLGFRDFGTRVVQADGSAQVGRFSLAGGLLWRPLQVHYQGYRGSGVNAGGVATWKLAGDRRLRAFTSLYRRHYDGDYAVAPSSAALPPPLRALHQYSPSWAETVGLSTNTGLLFDGRFGGFDIDLSAFRSTFDIDKNDFTLISADAAGNATATTLRTPRREKHATSAEARIARSFAMGALDHRASLSLRGARTRNEFTSSQAIPLGAFHLSGDPPEVAELPWSGRRGEDQTEQLTASASYALSWRDRFQLRLGLHRVRYDKASQALSGNRTQRVSLSTHHNASAVFNLSDRTALFGSWVTGLEESGAAPGSATNRDEVLPPGEAVQKELGLRHALTPRLNFIGAVFDVSKPSQGLRQDGAFGLIGEVRHRGIEASIAGKLNDRTNLVAGVVRFDSEVSGPLVDAGLVGSHGVGVAQFVAAASIEYRLRDDWSFDASLSHTGERWANTANTIQAPAITTLNLGTRHRFTLADRPAELRIVASNLTGEEGYTVARSGLLSPVSPRTIRAVLTVSFGAGN; encoded by the coding sequence ATGCGCCGCAACGCGTTTCGCCTTACCAGCCTTGCCATCAGCTGCGCCGTCGCGACGCCCGCGATCGCGCAAGATAACGCGCTCACCTCGGCGGTCGACGCCTTCGGCGAGCGTGCGGGCATCGAACAGTCCGGCCTCTACACCGAAAGCCAGGTGCGCGGCTTCGACCTCAACGACAGCGGCGCCTACCGCATCGACGGCGCCTACTTCGGCCGCGCCGCGGCCATGGACGACACCGTGCTGTCCAGCGTGGGCGTGCGTGTGGGCGTGAATGCGGCGCGCCTGGACTATCCCGCGCCGTCGGGCGTGGTGAACTATCGATTGCGCGAGGCCGGTACGAAAAACGAACTTCGCCTGGGCCTGGGCTTTCGCGATTTCGGCACGCGCGTGGTCCAGGCCGACGGTTCGGCGCAGGTCGGGCGCTTCAGTCTCGCGGGCGGCCTGCTCTGGCGCCCGCTGCAGGTGCACTACCAGGGCTACCGAGGTTCGGGCGTCAACGCCGGTGGCGTCGCCACCTGGAAGCTCGCAGGCGACCGGCGGCTGCGCGCCTTCACCTCGCTCTATCGCCGCCACTACGACGGCGACTATGCCGTCGCCCCGTCCAGCGCCGCGCTGCCGCCGCCGTTGCGAGCGCTGCATCAGTACTCGCCTTCGTGGGCGGAAACCGTGGGCCTGAGCACCAACACCGGCCTGCTCTTCGACGGGCGATTCGGCGGCTTCGATATCGATCTGTCGGCGTTCCGCTCCACGTTCGATATCGACAAGAACGATTTCACCCTGATCTCGGCCGACGCCGCCGGCAACGCCACCGCCACCACGCTGCGCACGCCCAGGCGCGAGAAGCATGCGACCTCGGCCGAAGCCAGGATCGCGCGCTCGTTCGCCATGGGCGCGCTCGACCACCGCGCCAGCCTGTCGCTGCGCGGCGCGCGCACCCGCAACGAATTCACCTCCAGCCAAGCCATTCCCTTGGGCGCCTTCCACCTGTCCGGCGATCCGCCCGAGGTGGCGGAGCTGCCGTGGTCGGGACGGCGCGGCGAAGATCAGACCGAACAACTCACCGCGTCGGCGAGCTACGCCCTGAGCTGGCGCGATCGCTTTCAGCTGCGTCTGGGCCTCCACCGCGTGCGTTACGACAAGGCCTCGCAGGCGCTCTCCGGTAACCGCACCCAACGCGTCAGCCTGAGCACTCATCACAACGCCTCGGCGGTGTTCAATCTGAGCGACCGCACCGCGCTGTTCGGCAGCTGGGTCACCGGCCTGGAGGAGAGCGGCGCCGCGCCCGGATCGGCGACCAACCGCGACGAAGTGCTGCCGCCGGGCGAGGCCGTGCAAAAGGAGTTGGGCCTGCGTCATGCGCTGACGCCACGCCTGAACTTCATCGGCGCCGTCTTCGACGTCTCCAAGCCCAGCCAGGGCCTGCGCCAGGACGGCGCCTTCGGCCTGATCGGCGAAGTACGCCACCGCGGCATCGAAGCCTCGATCGCCGGCAAACTCAACGACCGCACCAACCTCGTCGCCGGCGTCGTCCGCTTCGACTCCGAAGTAAGCGGCCCGTTGGTGGACGCGGGCCTGGTCGGCTCGCACGGCGTGGGCGTCGCCCAGTTCGTCGCCGCCGCCAGCATCGAGTACCGCCTGCGCGACGACTGGTCCTTCGACGCCAGCCTCAGCCACACCGGCGAACGCTGGGCCAACACCGCCAATACGATCCAGGCGCCGGCCATCACCACGCTCAACCTGGGTACGCGCCACCGCTTCACGCTCGCCGACCGTCCTGCCGAGCTGCGCATCGTGGCGTCGAATCTGACCGGCGAGGAAGGCTATACCGTCGCGCGCTCGGGGCTGCTGTCTCCAGTTTCGCCGCGCACGATACGGGCGGTGCTCACGGTCAGTTTTGGGGCAGGCAACTGA